TCTTGCATTCCCGTTATTCAATCTTATCCAGACCATGGGGTAAAAGGGGAGGTCCGCTTGAAAAGGAATATGAGACGGGGCGCTACCTTGATGGAATGCCTTGTTTCTATTTTTATCATCTGCATCGCAGTGTTTTCCGTGATGAAAATAATTCCCGTGACAGGCAGGGCGGCAACGCAGACCGATAACCGTATTAACGCTGCTTATTACGCGAAAAGCGTCATTGACGACGTGAGAAAAGCGGGATTTGCGAAAGCGGCGGCGACAAGCGGAACATTCGTCTATTCGGGATTGAATGACGGGAAGCCCTTTACTCAGTCATTCAGCTACAAGGCAGATATCTCCCTCCAGGATACCGACAAAAAGCTTATCACGGTGACAATGACCTGGACAGAGTCAGGAGGCGGCAAGCGACTGGTTCTGCAGACAATTATGGTTGATACGTCAAAATAATATCTTATGAGCAAGTGCATGATGAACAGGAAAAGACTTTCCGGTGCCTTTACCCTGATGGAGCTTCTGATTGTGATGTTTATTATCAGCCTGATATCGGGAATTTTCATCAAGATGATAGTATGCTCCAAAAGAACCTTTCAGGCGGTTGCTCATCGTTCAGGAACGGGGCTTGATCTTATGGTTTCTGCCTGGAAAATTTCCCAGGATGTCAAGGACAGCAGCATAAAATACCTCTGTGACGGCTCCACCGGGAATCTGCAGGCCTTCAGTTTCATCTCTGCCCACGATAAAACAGGGAAATATTCACTGAAACCGGACGGCACCCCGAACTGGCAGAAACATGTGGTCTATTATATCAATCCGGGAACGTCCACTCTCTTGAGAAAAGAAAATTACGTTGATTTTGCCGCCGATCCCACCCTTTTGAAGCCTTACCGCATTGACGAGCTGAAAAAAGAGATGAATAGCTCTGGAAGAATGGTCGCCCCGTCGATCAAGTCAGTCAAGCTTGCACCTTCCGCGGGAGGTGAGAATGCGGCGAGGCTCTTCATAGAAACGGAATCAAAAAATCAGAATGGTACAGTGGACAGGCAGTCAAGAAATTTTACGATATTTATTTATGATTAAATCTTTTGGAGCAGTGATCCGTGATACTTAACGGGAAGAAAGGCTTCATACTGCTTTTGACCATAGTGAGCGTGGTGACGTTATTCACTTTTGCCACCCTGCTTGTAAAAATATATGTGTCAATGAAAGCCGGCGTGCAAAGGGGGGAGAATCTTGTATTAGCCGAGCAGGCATCGATTGCGGGCATTGAAGACGCCGTGTATCAGTTAAAGAAAAATGCCGCGTGGAAACAAGGTTTTGACAGGACTGCGCTGCCGGGAAACGGGGCGACCTATTCAATGACCTTTGACGGCACACAGAAATCCGCTCCTTATTCCACGAACAACCTCGCCAATACTTCTCCGGTCAGCGGATGGAATGGGACCTCCGTCCTGGCACACGGCGCGCACCTTGTCTCAACGGGAAAATACGGCCAGGCGACATGTACAAGCGAGGCAATTATCGTGCTGGCAAGCGACCTGTTCTTTGACAACTTTCCAAGCAACGGCACTTATCCTGACACATGGTCCGACTATTTGGGCAAGAATTTCAGGGTCACCAACGGGGTGTTCTATGTGGGAAATCCCAGCAACAACACCGACGAGCACCGGTGTTTTGCCGGCTCAAAAGACTGGAATACTTATTCGGTGAATTTGAAGGTGACGCTCCGCAGCAAGAAGGGAACGGGGAACCTGGGCTACGGGATATACTTCAGAACTGCCGCCGCGGATCCGCTGGACACTTATGTTTTCCAGTATGATCCGGGCTATTGCGCGAGCCAGGGAGGCTCTTTTCTCATCAGGGCCGTAAAACAGGGGCTGGAACAGGAGCCGATTGCGGTGGTGACCCGAGATTCCACTGGCTTCTCCGGTCCTGCGGGCTGGTGGTTCAATACGGAGAGAAGAGTGCGCATCGACGTGGCTGACAATCATTTCACCGTTTCCATAGACGATATCAGGGTGCTGGACGCGACGGACATCCAGAACCTATTCCCTGCGGGGCGGATCGGCTTCCGCCTGTGGGGCAGCGGGAACGCGGAGATAACGGAAGTGAAGGTAACGGGCGGCGGAGGCGCCACGATACAATACAAGGCGAGATACTAGGATACCACGGGCTCACGCGGTAAGAGGGAGGCCGGCAATGTGGCGCATTGAGCATATTCCATCAGAGAGTGAATCCAGGGTTCAGGCGAATCCGCTGGCTGCCCTGGGTGCTCTTGTTTTTGTCGGGTGTATTATCATGGCCCTGGTGATTAAGGCTGCCGATGCGGTCCGACTGGTGTGGCTGTTAAGCGGTATGGCCGGTTTTGGCCTCAGCCTTTTAGCCGGCTGGTATAAAGCGCGGCAGGAGCGCAGGAGCTGGATCAGGCTCAAGGCCAGATGCATTGACCGGGAATGGCATTCTGTCCGTGTCCCCAAAGGGACGACCTGGACTTTCCGCATCCTTTGCGAGTTTACCCTCGAGGGGAGGCACTATAAGGCCACCCCGGTGTACTGGACCACTTTCATCTCGGAAAAGGCATTGACAGACTTCCTGGAAAAGGTGATCGCGCCCGACGGGACCTGTGAGCTGTATGTCAATCCCAAAGATCCCCTGCAGGTGGAACTGGTGGGTAAGGATATAAAGGATCTCCTGCTGAACTGACCTGTTCTGCACCTCTGATCAGAACTCATCGGTGCCGATCTCAAGTAAACGGGCTATCTCCTCGCGGGGCATCCCCGCTGCCAGAAGTTTCTGAGCGGCTTCAACCTTCATCTCCTGGCGGCCTTTCTGCAAGCCCTGCTGCAAGCCTGCCTCCATGCCTTTGTGTGTCCAATCCCCCGCATGAGTCCCACCCCGGAAGCCTTTCATCCCATCTCCGATTAACAGGTTTCCCATTCCCTTATCGTTAATCTCCTGAGATGGATTTCTTTCCTTCGCTTGTTGATCTTCTCCGCCATTCCTCATGTACCTTTGAAACTGGCACTTTTTGTTACGTTGATGGCTGCTATGTCTTTGATTCTCATCCACCCCAGGCCGACTTCTGTTGCGCTTCAGTGATATTGGACAGAGGACGGCTCTTCCATCGCCATGGACATTATCCGAGGAGGCTCGACACCATGGTGCAGGGCCACCTCTCAAAGATCACTCTATGGAACCTGCGTTGGAAATGTCCTTTTTGTGACAAGACCTTCAGCATGACACCGCCGAATGTGTTGTATCGCCAGCGCGCCTGCGTCTTTGTCATATATCTTCTGGCGTTTCTTTATCTGAATTCCTCCGGTGGCATTGATACCTGTTACCCGCCCGAGCTGGATGTCGTAAGAGAGCGAGCACAGCTTCGGCGATATTATCGGCATTTCAGACAGACCGCCCAGATAACACAGCAATCAATAAGGGAGGCGATAGTACAAAGGGTCGGGCCCGAGGACTATGAGCGAATGACTCTTTCGGGGTTATCACCGCCAGAATCGCTTCTCAAATGTCGGGATTCCCATTCTTACCAGGTCTGGGAATCTTTGCATCTGCTGGAAATCAGCTCTCGTTTTCTCTGCGTACCAACAGCTCTGCTCCTGTCCTGGGCCCGTGAACGCGCCACCCTGCTAAGAAGGCCGTTCCTCACACAACTTCGATAGCGAATCTCCTGTTCCTCTGTGAACTGCAGGTGGGATCTTTTTTCTTTTTGCCCTTCATCTGTCCATCGCGATCCCACAGGGAATGATCTCGATGGCCCGGCTCCCTCCTTCTATACTTGAAAGTACTATGAAAGGAGGAACAATAC
This DNA window, taken from Candidatus Eremiobacterota bacterium, encodes the following:
- a CDS encoding prepilin-type N-terminal cleavage/methylation domain-containing protein; the encoded protein is MMNRKRLSGAFTLMELLIVMFIISLISGIFIKMIVCSKRTFQAVAHRSGTGLDLMVSAWKISQDVKDSSIKYLCDGSTGNLQAFSFISAHDKTGKYSLKPDGTPNWQKHVVYYINPGTSTLLRKENYVDFAADPTLLKPYRIDELKKEMNSSGRMVAPSIKSVKLAPSAGGENAARLFIETESKNQNGTVDRQSRNFTIFIYD